From Indicator indicator isolate 239-I01 chromosome 12, UM_Iind_1.1, whole genome shotgun sequence:
CTCCAGGCAGGCTCTGTCAGGCACGTGTCTGGCAAAACTCAGTGAGACTCAGGGTGGGCTATTTCATCTGGGTTTTGCTCATGCCATCagtctcttcctcttctgctaTTTTCTTGCTGCCTGAACTTTTCCAGGAAAGTTTTCTTCCATGACAGTGAGAATGGCAACACATTTTGTATTTTCCCAAAGttgcagaaaagtaaaaaagcTGCTTGCAGACCACAGATCTTTACAACCATAAGAAATCCATGGCGTGGATGTAGGATTTATTTAAGCATCATTTACTACCTGTATCTTGGTTCATGGGCAGAACACTCTGGAGAGTTAAAAACCTTTCTTTGTATGCCTTAGAGTGATCTTCATTAGATATGCTACTTAGGTTTTCATTACCATTTGATGTGCTGAACGATATGGGACTTGCTCATGATGGATTGCTTTGTTTCTCCTCTGGTACTGTCACTCAGGTGTAGAGAAACATGTTCTGTTGAATCTGGTGCCTCTGACAGTGACTGATCTTATGCAATCAATTCAAATTAAACATATTAATCCTATGGATTCATGTTAGATATGAGCCTCTTGCACTGGCTTGTTGCATCACCAGAACATTGTAATTTCTACAGTTGGACTGTCAAATCCTGAGACGAGGCTACAGAGCACAGAGGAGACAGAAAGGCAGGTGGCACTGGGGTCCATCCAGCTAGCAGGAATAGTTGTGTCTCTCAGTGATGATGGCTTTTTGGATGTATACCCTCCTGGACCAGGAAACTTGGATAAAACCTCTGCATGTTCACCAGCTCTCCTTTCAGGTATGAAATATGTTTGCATTGTATGCAGGACCTGCAGCCTCTTTTGTTTGCTGGGGATCTGAAAAGTTGTATTTCCTTTGATGTCTGCCACTATGCTAATATGTATTTCATTGAAAATATGTATTTCATTGAAAATATGTATTTCATTCATCAACCACAAGACTTTTCAAAGACTTGGAAAACTGGTTGATGTTAAACTCCACTTAAAGTGAATTTAGGACTAGTTAGCCAGAAAAGCTACTTATGACTCCAAAAGACATGAGGAAAACAGCAACTGTCACCACATTTTTGTTTTGACAAatcagagactccaccactgaaCATCAGAAGAGCCTTCTGATCagtgctccagggctggtgacctTCAGTTCTTTAAACATTGCTCATAGCCATTGAAAACTGAAAAGCTGAAGTTCATGTAGGGGTACATTAAGGATAAGTAAGTACATGCTGGGATGTAAACTTAGTAGCCATAGATTGTAGCCATACACTTTGAAGACAGAGGGAGTCTTTGTAACTTTCACTTTTCATAAAACAAGGTGGAGTGTTGTACCTTTGGGAGAGCTTCACAGATTTTAGGTGGTGGAGAATCCTCAGGTGAACTCTTCAGCATTAAAAATATGCAGCTTATCTGTAGTCAGAACTTGTCTGGCTTGAGCTACCAGCCTGTGAAGTGTTATGCATTTGtatgttaaaattaaaaagccCTCTGCCCTGATATGTATTATCCTCCTGAATTCCTACTTGGAGATTTTTTCACTCACTGCTTTTACATTTCATTACCGTTCTGCTACGACAGTTCAAAGTTTTCAAATGAAAGTCCTATGCAATTCCAGGGGACAATGCTCTTCTCCCATGCCAATCTACTTGCAGCACAAACAGAAGGGGTGAAGGGAGATGTATGCACAGCTCCCATCGATTCTGAATGTCGGCTTTAGCAattcccccctcttccctctcactCCTCGAGTGTGGATTATATCTAGGTCTTTTCACCAGGGGCCTGTATCCTAGCAGTTTGCCATTCTCTGATACCAAGGCTTGAAGTTTTAATGAGCATAGGCAAAGGAGGGTGCTTAGCAACAATACAGATAGTACAACAAATACAGGATAAGCATTTTGAGATTAGATTTTAATGCCATCTTAATGACAACAGTTATTGCTCTGTGTCGCTATGCCACTAACACAGATGCCAGAATACTGCAGCACATATGCACCATCGTGGTTGCCACTTTGGGAACTGGGATTTTGGAAGCAATCAGGataaagggagaggaagaggtgaCAGACAGCATGGTGTCAGGACATAATTTCTTGTAGCTGAATAACATTCTATCTGCTTAAGCTGTTTGATGGTATGGTCAAAGTGCATTATTTTCTCATAATTTCTGTTGATCCTGAAAGGCTGGAGAATTACAGCAAGGGTATTTGCATTATTTAGCAAAGATTACATTTTCTTGCAGGCTTTAACCCCCTTTCATTTCCATTCACTCCCAAGAATGACAGGTATATTAACAGGTACAATCAGGCTTCAGAAGTTATGTTCTTGTGTTTGAGAGAGGACTAGTTAAACTAAGCCTGTGAAACCTGATGATGAAAACTAAAAGGGACAGCTGTGAGATGCTCTAAACTCCTAAGACAAGCTGAAGTCAGCTTGTCTTTTGGGAATCAGCAGccaagaagcagaaggaaaaggtaGCCAGAATTGGAAACGGACAGGTGAAAAAACCCTACTCTCCTATGTAGAAGAAAACCAGCAAGATAGGATCTGAAGAGTTTGACATAGGACATGAGAAATTGTCCCTCTTACCACTTGCCTAAGATGATGCTCTGGAAGCATTCTGTGTGTTAGACACAACCCTCATATAAAGATCACAGTTACTGGAACTTCATTCCCTCACATGTTCCAAAATAGGGGAATAATCTTGCCTTTGCTTGTGCCCCACTGCTAGTATTGCCTTCTTATGTTCTACTCCAGACAAGGTTTAGAAAAGCAGGATGACTGCACATACTGAATGGGTGGGAGGAGCAAGGGAATAAGAGACCTGGGTTGAGTCCAGAAAATGGATCAATGGCAGAAACAGGAAGAAGCCTCCAGCCCTTTTAACGTCTCCACCTTGACACACCCACCCTCTGTCTGACCTAGCACCAGCTTCAGTTTATTATCATGCTGCAAATCTCCTCTGAAGAACAACCAAGTGCAAAGCAGTTCATTGTCCTGCTCCTTCATCTCTGACTCTCCATACTGCCACAGAAAGAGCCAAGTGAGCAAGGCACCATAGTCCctctatttatttctttccagTGTCACACAACACGGAAAtaaccagctgcaggaaaaccAGACAAACTGGTGTGACATTGCATGCCTGTTATTGCCATGCATTGAATGATCAGTGTATGATACACTACTTCTATACTGAGTCTGGTTactgcaccaccaaaaagtgACAGTTGGTTTGGAAGCTTTACAAAGGTCAGTGTCATAGCAGTGCGAAAATCAGTTTGTGCTAAGAATAGCTGGAGTTGTGCTTTTGTCACCTAGTACAATTTCAGCATAGATTCAGATCTCCTATTTTCTTGTGATTTTTGCTATGAGGAGAAAAATGACTGAACTTAACGGTCCATGTCTTAAGTGTCTCGAACCCCTTCACCCTTTCTCTGTAAACCACAGAAGAACACGTTCAGCTCCCAGCATGTCTAACTCAACCCTTCTTTccaggaaagacaaaaagctgcagctttctaTGTGGTccaaagagaaatgagaaagGAGACAgggcaaagaaaagcatttgtaCGGGaatgagaaaataatgaaacatGAAGATAATGTTAGAGGGAGTATCCACAGAGAAAACACTTACAAAGACCAAAGCTAAGGAGAGGTGGGAGGAAAATTCTGATTAGAAGCTAAGGGGAAGAGAGAGCTAAATGAAACAGAATCTCAGCAAATTTCCATAATGTAACACTGATGAAGCCTTTTATGATTATAGACAGGAATTCTCAGAGATGTTCCCTTGCAAGAAGATTGCATACTCATATTTTAATATCTCTGAACATGTTCCCAGCCTTCGTAGAAGTGGAAACTTTTTTTGCTAGTGCTGCATgctctaaatcatagaatcatagaatggtccaggccagaagggatctacaaaggtcacctagtccgacctccccgcagtcagcagggacatccccaactagatcaggctgcccggGGCCTCGTCAAGCCTCATcttgattatctccagggaagggccctcaaccacctccctggccaacctgttccagtgttccactaccctcatagtgaagaacttcttcctgatatccaatctaaatctgctcttctccagcttaaagccattgcccctcctcaTGCCagtgcaggcctttgtaaacagtctccctccatccttcctgtagcccctttcaggtactggaagactgctattaggtttccctggagtctcctcttctccaggctgaacacccccagctccctcagcctgtcctcgtagcagaggtgctccaaccccctgatcattctcatggcactcctctggaccctctccatcaggtccatgtccttcctgtattgagggctccagacctgtacacagtactccatgtgaagtttcaccagagcagagtaaagtggcagaatgacctctctggatctgctggtaATGCTTCTTTTATGCgacccaggatgtgattggccttctgggctgcaagcacacactgcctgcttatgtccagcttctcatccatcagcacccccaaatccttttccacaggttCCCAAATCCGTTTCCACACattctaacacctcatcccccagtctgtattgatagcgaggattgttccagcccaggtgcagaataTGGACTACCCCTGTACATCATCAAGTTCCATAGATCAGTATCACTGAGATCTGCTCTGGAGTAACTGACACACCAGCTCCAGAACCATGCTGCCTCCAGAGTGTGACAGCCTGCATTGAAACTGTTCTTCAGGAGAAGCAGTGTCAGAAATATGCTATGTCCTGCCAAAGCAATGGAGACATCGCTTGCATGATACCTTGTGGGACTTGGGCACAGGTTGATTCTTATCCTGAGCCAGATGGAAGCCAGAGCTGATTCAACCTGTGTGCTGGATGTAAATCACCGTGGAAACTAACGAGAATCTGGGCTACCTGAAGCAAAGCCAAATCCACAAGTTTGTATGACCTTAAATGCTTCCAGAAATCTCAGTCTGCAACTACTTTAAGTCCAAACTCCATCACTGTCCCAGTGTACAAACAAACAGCATGGATAATTGCTATTCATGTACCACCAATTGTTTAACTGACTGTATCCTCTCAGGCTAGCTATTGCTCATTTTCTCATACAGTGTTTGACTGCAGCATTTCCTGAGACAGATCTATGCAACtataaataacaaaaaaggTTATATGTGTCCTGAAAGCATTTTTGAAAGGTATACACCACCATTCAATACTAGTGGCAAAAAAGGGACTGCCAGAGAAATCACCTTGCAGCAGAAAGGAAGCTTTTGAGCTCCAGAGTCATTTTCACCAgacttttccatctgaaacacATTTTACTTATGCAGTTGCTTTTGTACAGAATGAATCCATCTCAGGCATGTTGTGAGGACTGACGCCAGTTGTATCACTCCATCTGAGTCCTATGTAATGACAAGAAATAGTCTCTGATCTCTTCAGGGCCTCTGCTGCACACATCAGGGGGAGGACTTTCCAGTGGATTCCCATCAAAGTTGCACGAACAGTAATTGCATCCCCAGTCCAGGTTCACCAGCTCTCCAAATCTTgctggaagggactggaggCGGTTGTTTCCCAACCAAAGCGTGTGCAGGTTCCTTAAACGGCAGATATCCTCAGGCAAACTCTCCAGTGAGTTGAAGAGCAGTAGCAGGGTTTCCAGTTTCTCTAGATGCCGAATGCTGGAAGGGATTGTGCCTATCTTGTTGTCACTCACATCCAGAAAGAGGAGGCTCTTCAGCTGACAGAGGGGTGCAGGCAGCTCGGTGAGGCTGTTGTTGGCTAGGTGGAGGCTATGCAGCCTTTGTAGTGCCCCCATTTCTGGGGGCAGTGAGCTCAGGCTGTTGTTGCTCAGAGTAAGCCTTTCCAAGTGACTCAAAGTGCCAATTTCAGCAGGGATTTTCTTCAAGTTGTTGGAGTCCACATAGAGGCAGGTTAGGTTCCTGAGGCGGCTGATCTCTTGGGGCAGAAGGTCCATCTGGTACCTCAGGCAGCTCTCTCTTTCTGGGCTCATCTCCAGGGCCTGCAGTTGGTCCAAACCAAAGACCTGTGTGGGGAGAGATGCCAGCTCTTTGCCTGAGATTTTgagtttcttcttcccttcataTTTTGGATCGTGCTCTGTAAGGTACCTCCAGAGTGGGTCAGGGCCTGTGGAGGCACATCCAAAAGAGGTGGCTGCATCCATTGCCCAACAAGAACTACAGCTGGTTGAACCCAAGACGATCACTGATGACTTGTTGCATGTTCCACAGGTAACCTCTAAGGTTTTTGGTGCATCAAGTCCCTCTGTCAGctttcctttctgccagacacGTTACCAACACACATGCAGACTGTTTGGGTTGCTCAGGTACATCCCTTTGAGTAAACACTTGACATTCTCACTTGACTGGgtgtttcctttctgctctgcagtatatacaaaaccaagctcCTGAGCTCCTGTCTCTTGTAGTTACAGATAGGGAGCTGGTGGAAAATTGCTGTCAGTGTTCAGAAAGtgaaacagcagcactgtgcccatGCTTTATCAGTTTGGTTCAACTCTTTTTGCAGCTCTCTCTTTCCAGAAGCACCAAGGGTCCTGTTGACTGAGGAATTCATAATGGTCAGTCCCAAGGGATTTCACTGTAAGAAGCAAGGCTGGGCAGATAAAGCAGGTAGTAAGCAGGGCAAGATAAAGCACGTGGTAAATGGAACAAGAAGAAAGGCTCATGGCTGGTGGCTTGCAAGCTGGGAACCATGAACACCTCCTGTCTTCAGGTCAGTTTGTGCTTTTAACATTCAGCAAGCACAATAAGGAATATTTTGAAATCTGGAAGCCCTTCTCACTTCTGCTGAGTATACAAACCCTTGCACCACAAAGAttttgtctttcttgtgctgcgCTTGCTCTGACacatttaaaagcaattttttatCCCTTACTGGCACAGTTTTTGTAGGAGGCATGTAAAATGCCAGGCTTGTCCCAAGCCATCCAGCACAGCATGTGATATACAGAGCAGGGTATTTTCCTGGAAGGAGAAAATTGTTGGTTTGAAGCCACAGGCTGAGAAAGCCCAACTCTTTTACTTCATCCTCTAATCCTCAAGGCTTTCTGCTAAAACATGCTTAAGGCAATCGTTTCAAATGTTTTTCAGGGAATGAGGTCTCTCCATCATCTTGCAGTCTATTCAAAGTAGAAGACAATGTGTTAGAGTTATGGTCTAAAGAGGTTTACCAGGTCAGATCTAATGAAAGGGTAGCATGTCAGCTTTGCTTTCCCATCCTGCTCAGTTCTGATGTCTTCAGCCCAGGATGCTTCTGGGTTTGCTGAAGCCTGTGTCACAGAACCAGGGCAGTGCATGGCTGGGAGATCTCTATACAGATAATGCTGACAAGAAGGTTTCAGGATCATTGTTCAACCTTCTGAATTTAAGGCTCTGTTGCTTTTTAATTATCTTCATCCTGAAATGCAGATTTTTCAGAGCTGTTATGTACCAGCTCTTACCCTTGACTTGAATTTAGAGTGCAAATACCATAGCCCTATTGAAATGGAGCCCTGAATTTCCTCCAGAGTAATTTTCAGCATTTGCAAGAGAAAACTGTAACACTTGCCCATTATCCAGAAGTGGTTTATGGCTGCTTTGGCTCCTGGGATGGTGGTGGCTGGAGGTAGACCTGCTGGGCTTCCTGACAATGGCTGCTGAGTATGCAACAGCATGAGCAGATCTCAGGGGTGGTTATCCCTGTTCTTTAGAGCCACCAATGATGTCAATGAGATCCAGAGGCTGGTAATGTCAATGGGATCCAGGTTCAGTCAGAAAGGGTGGACAATTAACATGAGAAAGACTCAGAAGAACTTCAGAAAATCTATTAAATGTTCATAAGAAAGAATGGGTAACATAACTTGGAAATATATGAACATCAGAGATGAATACAGCAATAAGGGGAAAGTTGCTTACCAGAAATTACAAACCTCACAATTAACCATAAAAATAAGACTCAAAATAAGACTTGGATAAAAGCCATCCCTCATATTACCAAGGGGAAAAATGTGTTTCTAAGAACACATTGTCAAATACAT
This genomic window contains:
- the LOC128970198 gene encoding leucine-rich repeat and IQ domain-containing protein 4-like, giving the protein MDAATSFGCASTGPDPLWRYLTEHDPKYEGKKKLKISGKELASLPTQVFGLDQLQALEMSPERESCLRYQMDLLPQEISRLRNLTCLYVDSNNLKKIPAEIGTLSHLERLTLSNNSLSSLPPEMGALQRLHSLHLANNSLTELPAPLCQLKSLLFLDVSDNKIGTIPSSIRHLEKLETLLLLFNSLESLPEDICRLRNLHTLWLGNNRLQSLPARFGELVNLDWGCNYCSCNFDGNPLESPPPDVCSRGPEEIRDYFLSLHRTQME